In Blastopirellula sp. J2-11, a single genomic region encodes these proteins:
- a CDS encoding sugar porter family MFS transporter — protein MTSRLFYWSLTSALAGFLFGFDTVVISGAEETIENLWKLDKVTHGLAMSAALWGTVLGSLIGGWPTDAWGRRKTLISIGAFYFISAVWSALATDVNTFMIARFIGGLGVGISTVTAPLYISEISPPERRGRLAAMFQFNIVFGILIAYASNAALAGVGPHAWRWMLGVEAFPAIIYTLMCFTLPESPRWLITKQDDRAAGLHVLQMVAPDRTPEEIDALADEIAEAAIVEKKSLSSFWSAKMFTPIMLAFLVAFFNQMSGINAILYFAPRIFKEAGLSGEAALQTSISIGFVNLVFTFAGLWLIDRLGRKTLLVIGSFGYISSLLGCSWASWNDHYVVLAACVNLFIASHAIGQGAVIWVLISEVFPNRYRAMGQSLGSFTHWIFAALITALFPLFAEQLGMGAIFLFFCGMMVLQLIWVVTMVPETKGVPLEEMERKLGVTP, from the coding sequence ATGACGAGTCGTCTTTTCTATTGGTCGTTGACGTCGGCGTTGGCCGGCTTTTTATTCGGTTTTGATACCGTCGTCATCTCTGGCGCCGAAGAAACCATCGAAAATTTGTGGAAGCTCGATAAGGTCACCCATGGCCTGGCCATGAGCGCCGCGCTCTGGGGAACCGTGCTCGGTTCGCTGATCGGCGGTTGGCCGACCGATGCTTGGGGACGGCGTAAGACGCTGATTTCGATCGGTGCGTTCTATTTTATCTCGGCGGTCTGGTCCGCGCTGGCGACCGATGTGAATACGTTCATGATCGCTCGGTTCATCGGCGGCTTGGGGGTCGGAATTTCCACGGTTACCGCACCTCTCTACATTTCCGAAATTTCACCGCCGGAGCGGCGCGGGCGTCTGGCGGCGATGTTCCAGTTCAACATTGTCTTTGGCATCTTGATCGCATACGCATCGAACGCGGCGCTGGCCGGCGTCGGCCCCCACGCCTGGCGATGGATGCTGGGAGTCGAAGCGTTTCCGGCGATCATTTACACGCTGATGTGTTTCACCCTTCCCGAAAGCCCCCGCTGGCTGATTACCAAACAGGATGATCGCGCCGCCGGCTTGCACGTGCTGCAAATGGTGGCGCCCGATCGCACGCCGGAGGAGATTGACGCACTCGCCGACGAGATCGCCGAGGCCGCGATAGTCGAAAAGAAATCGCTATCGAGCTTTTGGTCGGCGAAGATGTTCACGCCGATCATGCTGGCCTTCTTGGTCGCATTCTTCAACCAGATGTCCGGCATCAACGCGATTCTCTATTTTGCGCCGCGTATCTTTAAGGAAGCGGGACTTAGCGGCGAGGCGGCGCTGCAGACCTCGATCAGTATCGGATTCGTCAATTTGGTTTTCACCTTCGCCGGACTCTGGCTGATCGATCGCTTGGGGCGGAAGACGCTGCTGGTGATCGGATCGTTTGGCTATATCAGTTCGCTGCTGGGGTGCAGTTGGGCCTCTTGGAACGATCATTACGTCGTTCTAGCCGCTTGCGTGAATCTCTTCATCGCCTCGCACGCGATCGGACAAGGCGCCGTCATTTGGGTGCTGATTTCGGAAGTTTTCCCCAATCGCTATCGCGCGATGGGACAATCGCTCGGCAGTTTCACCCACTGGATCTTCGCCGCGCTGATCACCGCGCTCTTTCCACTTTTCGCCGAGCAACTGGGCATGGGCGCTATTTTCCTCTTCTTCTGCGGCATGATGGTGCTGCAATTGATCTGGGTCGTAACGATGGTCCCCGAGACCAAAGGGGTGCCGCTGGAAGAAATGGAACGCAAGCTGGGCGTGACGCCGTAG
- a CDS encoding serine protease, whose amino-acid sequence MSLARLSCLTVVVIAMMGCGRSKPTAPTVQITMPEDGGAPGNGFVSGWNDAYAAEARARPSERPPPGMFSPGNHAAAPRPGYTRPPMTNPPVVNRQPPVTMPPRTVPSMPPVSDPNNLTPLSPTLEPIVVQLTMTKQDGRVVHGGGVVVSKDGLVVTTASLIQDAVAGEAVFCNQQKTTVLGHFANHADDENPLAAVIVDTHGFELEATRVSPLLASKNMTVKIGDPLLYFETDAFPFPRQQIVANGLLQPPHRRTFNRSDPKQYRTIYTTARSEDSPQGNPMFDRTGELVAITIVNNKNAQVIAVSIHEIAEQLPSMTLARSTRYTGEMAPMR is encoded by the coding sequence ATGTCACTCGCACGTCTTTCCTGCCTGACTGTCGTCGTGATCGCAATGATGGGATGCGGCAGGTCAAAGCCAACCGCGCCGACGGTCCAGATCACCATGCCAGAAGATGGGGGAGCGCCCGGCAACGGTTTCGTATCAGGCTGGAACGACGCCTACGCCGCCGAGGCCCGAGCGCGACCAAGTGAACGGCCGCCGCCAGGAATGTTTTCGCCCGGCAATCACGCTGCTGCGCCGCGGCCTGGTTATACTCGACCGCCGATGACGAATCCGCCGGTGGTCAACAGACAACCGCCGGTTACGATGCCGCCACGGACGGTTCCTTCCATGCCGCCGGTCTCCGATCCGAATAACTTGACGCCGTTGTCGCCGACGCTAGAGCCGATCGTCGTCCAACTCACGATGACCAAACAAGATGGTCGAGTCGTGCACGGAGGCGGAGTCGTTGTCAGCAAAGATGGCTTGGTCGTCACGACCGCGTCACTTATCCAAGATGCCGTCGCCGGCGAAGCGGTGTTCTGCAATCAACAAAAGACGACTGTCCTGGGACACTTTGCTAACCACGCGGACGATGAAAATCCTCTCGCGGCGGTCATCGTCGACACGCATGGCTTTGAGTTGGAAGCGACGCGCGTCAGTCCGCTCCTGGCTTCCAAGAACATGACCGTCAAGATCGGCGATCCGCTTCTCTATTTTGAGACCGACGCTTTTCCCTTTCCGCGTCAACAAATTGTCGCCAATGGGCTATTGCAACCTCCACACCGACGCACTTTTAATAGGTCGGACCCCAAGCAATATCGAACCATCTATACGACCGCTCGCAGCGAAGATTCTCCACAAGGAAATCCGATGTTTGATCGAACCGGCGAGTTGGTCGCTATCACGATCGTCAACAATAAAAACGCGCAAGTGATCGCCGTATCGATCCATGAGATTGCTGAGCAACTCCCCAGCATGACTCTTGCTCGTTCCACTCGGTACACCGGAGAGATGGCGCCGATGCGGTAA
- a CDS encoding putative quinol monooxygenase, with amino-acid sequence MIYVIATIELEPGSREQFLTAFHALVPLVHAEKGCLEYGPTIDVATGLEPQLPLRSDVVTVMEKWESIEALQAHLVAPHMDEYRTKVSDIVLGMQLQVVEPA; translated from the coding sequence ATGATTTATGTGATTGCGACGATTGAGCTTGAGCCTGGCTCGCGCGAACAATTTTTAACCGCCTTTCATGCGTTAGTGCCGTTGGTGCACGCCGAGAAAGGGTGCCTTGAGTATGGTCCGACCATTGATGTCGCAACGGGGCTTGAACCGCAACTTCCGCTCCGCAGCGATGTGGTGACGGTGATGGAAAAATGGGAATCGATCGAAGCGCTGCAAGCTCATCTGGTTGCGCCTCATATGGACGAATATCGGACCAAGGTTTCCGACATCGTGCTCGGAATGCAGCTACAAGTGGTGGAGCCAGCCTAA